The genomic interval GGATGACGTGATAGGAGTTCTGTTCTGTGCTGGCGAGCCGTCTAGTGTTTTACCTCGGAGCGTTTTTAGGGTTTAAAATCATCAGTGAGCGTGCTCAGACACAGAACTCTGAAGTTGCaaattatttattatcttttaGTTTTCTCAGATCATGTCTGTTAATGTACATAATTTGGCCCATAAAGAGGTCCTAGGTGAAAAAGCTCCATTTAAATGTGACTCACGTTAATCTTATCTATGTTGATGTCTTGATAACAGTTGACTGAATGTATCTGTGATGTTAGAGAAACCTGAGCAGACATGCTCAGGTCCTGTTTGTTGCTCGACTCACAGCATGACTACAGGTTTAATTGGATCCGATCCTTCAGGATGGATCACGCGTGCCAGGTGTGAGTGGGTCACTCAGCTTGAAATAAATCTGATGTCATGTTATCATCCTGCAGGTAGACCTTCAGTATTTTGCTCTTCATATCTGTTCTCTCTCTGAACtcctctttccacagattccaACATGGATATTCGACCAAATCACACAGTCTACATCAACAACATCAATGATAAAGTCAAGAAAGAAGGTCAGTTCATTCTGAGAAAATGGTTCAGAAAGTAGATTTGCCTGAAGCTGCAGATTGCTTAAAATCTCTTGCTGTTGGAGTTTTAGAATAAAACCTGAATTTTCTGTCATGACCAAATAATTGAGTTGTGAAGCTGTGAGAAGGTCTGACTCAAATCATTCCTTCAgtctaagggtgtattcacaccaggaaagtcctttggtccggttgtttggtccggaccaaaagcaaactttatttttttcatttggtgcggtttgttttcacattgtactttttacaATTAACTATTACTGGTAATCAAAGCCACgcaggtgacgatcattgttcccattggacagaaatgacgggggcgggacagaacacagacccgaacatttagaaaaacatctgtagacgtgctgcgttcagctcctctgttctgcatatttatgccgttattacagctgcaatattattatgaggctgaagagcagctcattaaacacagactttgagacgttgcatttataatgttggaaccctgTTGGAGAACGCGTGCTGAACGCCGTCGTTCCCTACGTgttgaacgccgacgttctctacgtgatgaacgccgacgttctctacgtgctgaacgccgtcGTTCCCTACGTgttgaacgccgacgttctctacgtgatgaacgccgacgttctctacgtgatgaacgccgacgttctctacgtgatgaacgccgacgttctctacgtgatgaacgccgacgttctctacgtgatgaacgccgacgttctctacgtgctgaacgccgacgttctctacgtgatgaacgccgacgttctctacgtgctgaacgccgacgttctctacgtgatgaacgccgacgttctctacgtgatgaacgccgacgttctctacgtgatgaacgccgacgttctctacgtgctgaacgccgacgttctctacgtgatgaacgccgacgttctctacgtgctgaacgccgacgttctctacgtgctgaacgccgacgttctctacgtgctgaacgccgacgttctctacgtgatgaacgccgacgttctctacgtgatgAACGCcgacgccgacgttctctacgtgctgaacgccgacgttctctacgtgatgaacgccgacgttctctacgtgctgaacgccgacgttctctacgtgatgaacgccgacgttctctacgtgctgaacgccgacgttctctacgtgatgaacgccgacgttctctacgtgctgaacgccgacgttctctacgtgatgaacgccgacgttctctacgtgatgaacgccgacgttctctacgtgatgaacgccgacgttctctacgtgctgaacgcctgAATGCCgtcgttctctacgtgctgaacgccgacgttcccTACGTGTTGAAcgcagacgttctctacgtgtcccacaacaagccggtagcgttgctaagcaacacgcagcttatcaggtatgattaccttacaacacacctttgctaccggctacggtggctttttatgtcaaagagacgtacgctttttggagttggttcggatcggggccggtttgtattcagaacgtaagcgaaccgcaccagagtccgtttggaagcagaccgagaccacctcaaaaagtgggtctcggtccagtTGTTTGGACCAGGATTCGGTTGAGtgcattcacacctgcacaaaaggtccggaccaaggaggGAAACAAACTGGTCCGCGGACcaaaagtgtgaatacaccctaacaGCCTGTTTGCCATAAGAACTGCAGAAGTCATTGTGTTCTGGGTTGGTAATGGTTCCCTCCAGAGAAGAGCTGCAGCATCAACAGTTTGCATCAAAATGGCCTAACCTCCAGGAAACTGCTGCTGAGAACATTGCAGCTGAAAGAAGTTTTCTGGTTTATCAAGATATTCAGGTCAAGAGGGTCCAGCAAGTTCCATAAGTGGGGTTGTGGGTACATCTGGAGATAAACTCCGATAAAGGCTTTCTGACAGAAAGTACAGCTGTATCCAATAAAATCAAGGTCATGCTGAAACTGTACAGGAGGAAAAAACTGGagcaaagttaaaaaaattaactacGGAGAACTAAACCTCCCCTAAATACATGTTTGATGGTTCCTAAGGTGGACCAGCTGGAGAtaatcacacatgtccataaattGCTGCTAAAGCTGCTCCTAACTGTGgaacgatggcagctttggttcagctggaggacatcaccAAAGGAAGAAGTCAGAGATCCTCCTGACCTGCTGggacatgatgatgcatggctcATCAGCTGGTTCAGATTGTCCAGGACAATCATCTTGGAGTTCTGCATGGAGCTGACCTCAGTGGTccagagggaaaccaggaggaaccgtgaGTCTCTGGTACCAGTTCCAGTTCTCTCTACCCTGCAGTCCTTTCAACCGGAGCTTctcagagggagctgactgacaggttgGGTATTTAAAAGTCATCCCTGAACCGGGCCGTGCCAGCCATATGGGTCGGTCTCATCCAGATGTTTCTCAGATATAGAAAGTTCCCCCAAACTATGGCTCTCATTGCAGCAAGGAgctgatttctgaatgtaatcagagctacaGACTGGACCCATACTGCTATAAGGGCCCCATCTGGAAGTCAGTATGCTTTAgtgaatagaaaacattttcattcaatatatgtgGAACCTCCATGCAGCAGCTAGGTGGCGCCATTTGCATTCGATGCAAACATTGTAGAACTGAACGGGTTCAAGGTgacaaacgttttattttcagtcaggtttgagtCTCTGATGTCATTCAAGAAATTCACTACAAATATCCCtcatggtccagtcaaagtctctGTGACTGCcacagcaccgttgccatggttatttggacaggTGGCGTGAGCCTTCCGGTTATTTGTACAACTTTGCATAAGTATTTATGGGCTGAGACCGGGCGGTTGCAGCGCCTCCTGCAGCTGAACCCAGTTGATCACAGTGTGGGATGCATGAAGACTACGTGTTCGGTGACGTGTCTGCACACGGTTCCAACATCTGAACCGCAAACCTTCAGTATGAAAGCTGCGAAGTCTTCAGGACATGAGGCCCCTGGAGAAGAAAAACTGGGAGCTACTATGAGTTGTGTGTGAAGCTAACAGTTGAAGATTCTGATCCAGTCCATGTGTGCGCTTTTTCCCAGTTCCCAGTACAGGCCGGTGGTGATGGTGGTTGGTGTCACAAAGCCGAAATGAGACCAAAGCAGCTCAAAGATCAGAACACGACATTTTAAAGAAGTTGAATTCATGCTGTCTGAGAGAAATACAGAAATCATGAACAACAGTCAGCGCAATAAATATCCAGTCCACAGAAATCTggtgtcaataaaaaaaaactataaatctATAAAGTTTTAGTTGAccataaatatgtttaaattggACTCATTTATGACCTGCTGAAACTCTGGCGTCTGTGAGAAGTTCTAACCATCAGGATCATAACCTCCTTGCTTCCTTTCTGCAGAGCTAAAGCGTTCGCTCTACGCACTCTTCTCTCAGTTCGGTCAGATCATCGACCTCGTGGCCATGAAGACGATGAAGATGAGGGGCCAGGCCTTCGTGGTGTTCAAAGAGCTCACAGCCGCCACCAACGCTCTGAGGCAGCTGCAGGGTTTCCCCTTCTACAACAAGCCCATGGTACGCTGCCTCCTCTCTCCACACTGCTCCAGGTTCAGGAGCACCACCACAGCTAACATGTGTCCTGGTTTCTTCCAGAGGATACAGTATGCTAAGACCGACTCTGAGGTCATCTCCAAGATGAAGGGAACGTTTGGTgacaaggagaagaagaaggagaaaaagaagaaggcccaggaggcagcagcagcagccaacGCCACTAAGAAACCAGCAGCAGTGAGTCTGACCAGCTGTCGTTAGCAACCACTGTTTATTATGCAGCTGATGGGTCTGAGTTTAACACAGATCAATCAGCGCTGGTTTAaacctggttctgattctgaaacagaacattagagaaaatgtttctgcagaGCTTCACAGAAAGTTCTCCTGGCATCCAGACACACAGTCTGTTTCTATTCTTCAGAATGTGGGACAGTCTGACGcctttctgtttgtttcctgTTTGCAGGCACTGGCTACACCTGCGCAGACACCTGCAGTCCAGGTAAGACGGCAGCCGTCTGCTTTTCTCTGCCGGCTCACTTCAGACAGAAAATCAAACGGCACATTTGAGATTGAGGTTCCAACCACAAACTAACacgaagtggaaggaaaatgatgaatctgaaaagtgtggcatgcatatccATTCAATCCAGTCCATCTGTGTCTAGcttcagatgttctgtttctggcctcagaggttctaTAGAGAAGAACCAGCGTTattaagaccaaggaacacagcggTACGTCAGGGAAGAAGTTCTGGTtccgtttaaagcagggttaggttctagaATCTACAACAAAGAGGAGACCAAAATGGAACTTTATGGTCTGCGTGGAGGAAAACTACCAACCTGAACATGCTAgaaaggcctagtcaaagtctagacctaaatccagacAATCTGTaccaagacttgaaaactgatgttctccaTCGCATCTGAGGGAGCTTGacctgttttacaaagaatcgTGGAGCAAagtttcagtctgtagatgttcaaatCTGGTGGAGAGAATCCCCtaaaaacctgcagtctgaggtggttctacaaagttctgACTCAGGACTGAATATAAATGGACATCACACCAGTTTCAGATTAAACATGTTGATCAAGGTCTCTGTTTATGTCCTCAGGTTCCAGACAACCCACCAAACCACATCCTGTTCCTCAATAACCTCCCTGAGGAGACCAATGAGATGATGCTGTCCATGCTCTTCAACCAGTGAGTCCACATCACACCACAGAGGGACACACCAGCCGTCCCAGTCTTATTAGTTGGATGATCATGTAATTCAAACTGGTACAAAGTGACCTAGCTGAGGAAGCTCAGCTCATTACATCGAGCaggcatgtggcgacagtggagaggaagaaACCTCgaccagaaccaggctctgtgtgagcgaccatctgctGTGACCACCTCAGAATTGACGGGTCAAAGACTCACCTAAAGCCAGGAGATCTTTCTATGGACAGAAAAACACCTAGAAGTCAAAGATGGTGTTTCTGGACCTTCCAGAGCCAGCAACTGACCAACCAGTTTGTTCTGGTCCAAAGATGATGGTTTCCGTTTAAACATCAGGGTTTTTTGTCTTTAGTCTAAAGGAAATCCTTACTGTTAACCTGAGTTAAAGACCTAATGAACATCAAACATAGAAACTTCTGATATCATTTTACATTCATGTTGGAAGAACTTCTACCTGTTTAGTTCctcatgcttttctttttctacgTCTGTTTCTGCAGGTTTCCTGGTTTCAAAGAAGTCCGATTGGTTCCGGGCAAACACGACATCGCCTTCGTGGAGTTTGAGAGCGACACTCAGGCGGGCGTGGCCAAAGATGCTCTGCAGGGCTTTAGGATCACAGCCACCTGCGCTATGAAGATCACCTACGCCAAGAAGTAGCTCCTGCTCGGATGAGCGGAGGCTGATCAGAGACTGGGGGGGGGGGTAGTTTGTAaaatttattagtttcttttttttttttttatcactgatGGAGTCGAGAGGAGAGACCTCtggatttttgtaaaataaagaattaaacGACACGTCTGGTTTCTAACTTGATTTCTGTTATAATTCCTACGTCTTCTTCTCTAACTAAACCAATACAGTCAATTAGTTTCACAAGGAAGGATATTtaaattacagctctcacataatATAGTTtcacacacgcaacactatctagttttgaaaagaaataggctattattttcattttatctccatgttgttgaaccagaactgaagtcataaaatgtcccttcagcaatatgtatggtggacctagcttagtttatgagctctcttattattcaacatttcatttccttctGGCAAAAtgctaccaaccaaattatccaatTCCCTTACAGCGGAATtacctagtcgtttctgatctccttgcggtgagatcctacctaaatttatcgctatttctttgtggcaaaataaaaccttcccaatgcagtgtccttaaccggcgacacactaccaaacgactttaagtacttttcttcttttactaaacttacatcagtagggtctttcaaccataatttatcagggacttcattcaaaaactgttcctcctgttcagtaaggaatatttctcattattgctttgtatttgtatgtaaatgtatcccttcctgtactgtcactgtccaaaataacaattttctaattaatcctgtggatgcactggtttctgtattcattattgttgcaaaccagtctgtgacatcttttcccctctgcattattcttcttcttgctaaaaaaaaagtgttgcctacttttttttttttatccttcataacttttctctgcatggagggcataaTTTACACAGTCttttagatttgctgtggggaaccctataaaatgcctatattcttcaaaaggttcttcctctttttgtttctctctggttatttctgcgtagtcagctctgcgtctatctaactgtaagcctatcgattCATCCCCTcattctgtttgttctgctgttaaaaagagtcaaatatttttaggttgtttaaacctgacagtttCCTGCAGCTCAAGCCTGATGTTGTAGAATTAAAAATCAGACATGAAGTCCTAAAATGATGGTTGCAGTGCTACAATAgttttatttcatcttttaaccctaagagtttcccatgcagcttcagcattaatactgcagaattagtagaaaaagaaaaaataaagaaataaattagaaatGATTTACAGGATcatgaaatagtttatgtgaatgat from Girardinichthys multiradiatus isolate DD_20200921_A chromosome 5, DD_fGirMul_XY1, whole genome shotgun sequence carries:
- the snrpb2 gene encoding U2 small nuclear ribonucleoprotein B'', translated to MDIRPNHTVYINNINDKVKKEELKRSLYALFSQFGQIIDLVAMKTMKMRGQAFVVFKELTAATNALRQLQGFPFYNKPMRIQYAKTDSEVISKMKGTFGDKEKKKEKKKKAQEAAAAANATKKPAAALATPAQTPAVQVPDNPPNHILFLNNLPEETNEMMLSMLFNQFPGFKEVRLVPGKHDIAFVEFESDTQAGVAKDALQGFRITATCAMKITYAKK